A genomic window from Henningerozyma blattae CBS 6284 chromosome 3, complete genome includes:
- the CTF4 gene encoding chromatin-binding protein CTF4 (similar to Saccharomyces cerevisiae CTF4 (YPR135W); ancestral locus Anc_3.473), with protein sequence MSTASVTPIVKTVYEKGKTTIALTKDNKLCATNKSGLTKVINLNDPEEEPETFETSPEYTSITCDYNSDLIMTTFGGDLLKYNVEDGNMKLLARKGLPLRDSVVVHSGKSILVGGDELELGLISIDGITDNNNKISIPEQINQLSYSSKTNILAVSYINGLVEFYSLSSLVPNKVHSLDGYISKNSYNDEFRDKILTKMSDDLDDSDLDDNLENTDTPIQDDSIPRKLLAIKDHEFMNENRLCTRTAWHPNGLLFALPCDDASIKLFNIKNYTLDKTLSSNNKTNNKIIDLKFDPLHGNFIASIDINNNLTLWNHVNSTIHYSTKLKYNITNFVWKLENDSKSLTLILGTWNGSIVELKEIAISTQLEDSSNELIGKSKDKNLFVNSDDEADDDYSQNRLVDDEAKYEDNDDTENLFTQDNGKRKHTYNDELDFIDDDDGAGYIDHAHREYDHSYEKRSSKRRNLERPNAYHLPYFKYKPISQGSTPFGTNDRRYLTMNGVGYVTTVRNAEQNSVTVSFFDLGRFNEYHFEDLFGFDTCFLNENSVLFGQSKTGQIHFRPHNSLHSNWTKFIPLQKGEIITCLASTSKRVYIGTSLGYLRTFNQYGLSINVEKLSPIVSIAVQDYRIFTVHYSNTGGISYSLSEQTPKSIKYFQREYTLPLTLPKNKSLYNSGQDEEFEDDSEFLNFNPFGIKGLFFSMYGDPCIFGADDVLLVLANWRSSLTSRWIPVLDTNMELWKLSGGKKHTDVHVWPLSLANDTLNCILVKGKKVWPEFPLPLPSEMELRIPILVKSQILEENNPRLKRADNIEDNDSDENNDANQEEEKELQIPVNLAAEEEFLRSKILSGLLTDTLENDGELYGNESQILSSLNASYDKALLRLFATACSERHGEKALSIVQELKQDRALAAAVKICERADMMSLMKRINDIREARFQQTT encoded by the coding sequence ATGTCAACCGCAAGTGTTACACCAATTGTAAAGACAGTATATGAAAAAGGTAAGACTACTATTGCCCTCACAAAAGATAATAAGCTATGTGCAACAAATAAATCAGGATTGACAAAGGTTATCAATTTGAATGATCCAGAAGAAGAACCTGAAACTTTCGAAACCTCCCCAGAATATACCAGCATTACATGTGACTATAATTCCgatttaataatgactACCTTTGGGGGagatttattgaaatacaATGTCGAAGATGGTAATATGAAGCTGTTAGCGAGGAAAGGGTTACCATTACGTGATAGTGTAGTAGTCCATTCAGGGAAGAGTATTCTTGTTGGCGgtgatgaattagaattggGGTTGATTTCAATCGATGGAATTACtgataataacaataaaatatcaataccGGAACAAATTAATCAACTTTCATATTCATCAAAGACTAACATTTTAGCTGTATCATATATTAATGGTCTAGtagaattttattctttatcttCCTTGGTGCCAAATAAAGTTCACTCGTTAGATGGATATATctcaaaaaattcttaCAATGATGAATTTAGGGACAAAATTCTGACAAAAATGTCTGATGATTTGGATGATAGTGACTTAGatgataatttagaaaatacgGATACCCCAATACAAGATGATAGCATTCCGCGCAAGCTTTTAGCGATTAAGGATCATGAATTTATGAATGAAAACAGATTATGTACAAGAACTGCATGGCATCCAAATGGTTTGTTATTTGCATTACCTTGTGATGATGCTTCgattaaattattcaacataaaaaattacaCTCTAGATAAAACtctttcttcaaataataaaaccaataataaaattattgacTTAAAATTCGACCCATTGCATGGGAATTTCATTGCTTCAatagatataaataataatctaaCTCTATGGAACCATGTTAATTCGACAATTCATTATTCAACTaagttaaaatataatattacaaattttgTTTGGAAATTAGAGAATGATTCAAAGTCATTGACTTTAATTTTAGGTACTTGGAATGGTTCTATAGTAGAACTTAAAGAAATTGCTATATCAACACAGTTAGAGGACTCGAGCAATGAACTAATAGGTAAAAGTAAAGACAAAAATTTGTTTGTGAATTCAGATGATGAAGCTGATGATGACTATAGCCAAAACAGATTAGTAGATGATGAAGCTAAATATGAAGACAATGATGATACTGAAAACCTATTTACCCAAGATAATGGTAAAAGAAAACATACCTATAATGATGAACTGGACTTTATCGATGACGATGATGGTGCTGGCTATATTGATCATGCCCATCGAGAATACGACCACTCTTATGAGAAAAGATCAtctaaaagaagaaatttgGAAAGACCAAATGCCTATCATCTTccatattttaaatataaaccAATATCACAAGGTTCTACACCATTTGGCACTAATGATCGAAGATACTTAACAATGAATGGCGTTGGCTATGTAACTACGGTACGTAATGCTGAACAGAACAGTGTAACTGTTTCTTTCTTCGACTTGGGTAGATTTAACGAATATCATTTCGAAGATTTATTCGGTTTTGACACTTGTTTCCTAAACGAAAATAGTGTATTATTTGGCCAATCTAAGACAGGTCAGATACATTTTAGACCACATAATAGTTTACATTCAAATTGGACAAAATTTATTCCTCTACAAAAGGGGGAAATAATAACTTGCTTAGCTTCTACATCTAAAAGAGTATACATCGGAACTTCTTTGGGATATTTACGAACATTTAATCAATATGGACTTTCCATTAATGTCGAAAAGTTATCACCGATTGTTTCCATAGCTGTTCAGGATTATAGAATATTTACTGTCCACTATTCTAATACTGGTGGAATATCTTATTCATTATCAGAACAAACACCaaaatctattaaatatttccaaagaGAATACACTTTACCATTGACACTTCCTAAAAATAAGAGTTTATATAATTCTGGtcaagatgaagaatttgaagatgattctgaatttttaaattttaatccGTTTGGTATTAAaggtttatttttttccatgTACGGTGACCCTTGTATATTTGGTGCTGACGATGTACTGTTAGTCTTAGCAAACTGGAGATCTAGTTTAACTAGTAGATGGATTCCAGTGCTTGATACAAATATGGAGTTATGGAAATTGTCTGGGGGAAAGAAACATACAGATGTTCATGTTTGGCCATTAAGCTTGGCTAATGATACATTAAATTGTATATTAGTAAAGGGCAAAAAAGTGTGGCCTGAATTTCCATTACCTTTACCTTCTGAAATGGAACTAAGGATACCTATTCTTGTTAAAAGTCAAATACTCGAGGAAAATAATCCCCGCCTAAAAAGAGCAGATAATATAGAAGATAATGATagtgatgaaaataatgatgctAATCAAGAGGAAGAGAAAGAATTACAAATTCCAGTGAATTTAGCtgcagaagaagaatttttgCGTTCTAAAATATTGTCAGGACTTTTAACTGACACTTTGGAGAATGACGGAGAACTATATGGCAACGAAAGCCAAATATTGTCATCTCTTAATGCATCATATGATAAAGCTCTTCTAAGATTGTTTGCTACTGCTTGTTCGGAGAGACATGGAGAAAAGGCATTATCTATTGTCCAGGAGTTAAAGCAAGATAGAGCATTAGCTGCGGCTGTTAAGATATGCGAGAGAGCTGATATGATGAGCCTAATGAAGAGAATTAATGATATACGAGAAGCCAGATTTCAGCAAACTACTTAA
- the RRP9 gene encoding ribosomal RNA-processing protein RRP9 (similar to Saccharomyces cerevisiae RRP9 (YPR137W); ancestral locus Anc_3.474), which translates to MAATKGTEGRKKRSRQESNLSSNIVDEDVTDPSSNEDEDKEDLVDESEELDSDEEFQGENPADKRRRLAKQYLENLKSEANEILSERANTDEKDNALDDFNNFDAADMDKDIIASRLKQDVAEQQGKVYRFIANKLLVSESKYIFTRVGDKNLTCISCYQPPLNTFSHDISENKSNKKNKIFAYTVSKDLQLTKYDVTDFNHRPKKIKQTKGGSKYIPTTKFEHENTTEGHYDEILTVAASPDGKYVITGGRDRKLIIWSTESLSPVKVIPTKDRNGQVMSLTFRKNSDQLYVACADYKIRTYSINQFAQTEILYGHHDLVADISSLGMERCVTVGSRDRTAMLWKIPDETRLTFRGGDDPARLVKNWLKQNASEDSDGNITYPDASEAPLFYGEGSIDIVSMIDDSHFITGSDNGNICLWSLAKKKPLFIVRAAHGIVPHTLESNISGETDQALRTIQLQGNKITKPYWITALYAIPYSDVFISGSWNGTLKVWKIGENLREFELLGELDNCRGVVNKIQVVEQGKHGKETFRVLASVGKEHKLGRWLGKVPGARNGIYSAVLQQTSF; encoded by the coding sequence ATGGCTGCAACAAAAGGAACAGaaggaagaaaaaaaagatccAGACAGGAATCTAATCTATCTTCCAATATTGTAGATGAAGACGTGACAGATCCATCCTCTAATGAAGACGAAGACAAGGAAGATTTAGTAGATGAATCTGAAGAATTAGAttctgatgaagaatttcaaGGCGAAAATCCGGCAGATAAGAGAAGAAGATTAGCTAAacaatatttagaaaactTGAAATCAGAAGCAAATGAGATATTAAGTGAAAGGGCTAATACAGATGAGAAGGATAACGCTCTTGATGATTTTAACAATTTTGATGCAGCAGATATGGATAAAGACATCATTGCATCAAGATTAAAGCAAGATGTAGCAGAACAGCAAGGTAAGGTTTATAGATTTATTGCTAATAAATTGTTAGTATCGGAATctaaatatatctttacCAGAGTTGGGGACAAAAATTTAACCTGCATAAGTTGTTACCAACCACCACTAAATACCTTTTCACATGATATatctgaaaataaaagtaataaGAAGAATAAAATCTTTGCGTATACTGTCAGTAAAGACCTTCAACTTACTAAATATGATGTGACTGACTTCAATCATAGacctaaaaaaattaaacaaacCAAAGGTGGTAGTAAATATATCCCTACTACTAAATTTGAGCATGAAAATACAACAGAAGGGCATTACgatgaaattttaactGTTGCTGCCTCACCGGATGGGAAATATGTGATAACAGGTGGTAGAGATAGAAAGCTGATTATTTGGAGCACAGAATCTTTATCTCCAGTTAAAGTTATTCCAACAAAGGACCGCAATGGTCAAGTAATGTCATTGACTTTTAGAAAAAACTCAGATCAATTGTATGTAGCTTGTGCTGATTATAAGATTAGAACATACTCAATTAATCAATTCGCTCAAACTGAAATTCTATATGGACATCATGACTTAGTAGCCGATATATCTTCTTTAGGAATGGAGAGATGTGTCACAGTAGGCTCCCGTGATAGAACAGCTATGCTATGGAAAATCCCAGATGAAACTAGGCTTACGTTTAGAGGAGGTGATGATCCAGCAAGGTTAGTAAAAAATTGGCTTAAGCAGAATGCATCAGAAGACTCAGATGGGAATATCACATATCCTGATGCATCTGAAGCACCACTTTTCTATGGCGAAGGCAGTATTGATATTGTAAGCATGATTGATGACTCACATTTTATCACAGGTTCAGATAATGGTAATATATGCTTATGGTCCTTAGCTAAAAAAAAGCCATTATTCATTGTAAGAGCTGCTCACGGTATTGTACCACATACCTTAGAATCCAACATTTCTGGTGAAACTGATCAAGCATTAAGAACTATTCAACTTCAAGGTAATAAAATAACTAAACCGTATTGGATCACTGCCCTATATGCCATTCCATATTCTGATGTATTTATCTCTGGTTCATGGAATGGAACCTTAAAAGTATGGAAAATCGGCGAGAACCTTAGAGAATTTGAACTACTTGGagaattagataattgCAGAGGTGTAGTTAACAAAATCCAAGTAGTAGAGCAAGGTAAGCATGGGAAGGAAACGTTCAGAGTTTTAGCCAGTGTGGGTAAAGAACATAAACTTGGTAGATGGTTGGGCAAGGTTCCAGGTGCTAGGAATGGTATATACTCGGCTGTGTTACAACAAAcatctttttaa